One Leopardus geoffroyi isolate Oge1 chromosome C1, O.geoffroyi_Oge1_pat1.0, whole genome shotgun sequence DNA segment encodes these proteins:
- the LOC123597345 gene encoding SCAN domain-containing protein 1-like gives METEGYLETQRNREVQNDKIRPPSNEMVAEESEVVLISAPRVQVPREPSGLPPESLDEDSVEDLETMPRRNRPNAAASRQRFRKFRYEDAAGPREVLRHLQELAGQWLRPDIHTKEQIVEMLVQEQFQAVLPEEFRARAQRCQPGVRITG, from the coding sequence ATGGAGACGGAAGGGTACttagagacacaaagaaatagagaagtcCAGAATGATAAAATAAGGCCACCATCAAATGAGATGGTGGCCGAGGAGTCCGAAGTTGTCCTCATATCGGCTCCCCGGGTCCAGGTTCCGCGAGAGCCTTCCGGGCTTCCACCAGAGAGCCTCGATGAAGACTCTGTCGAAGACCTTGAGACCATGCCACGAAGGAATCGTCCCAACGCTGCAGCCTCCAGGCAGAGGTTCAGGAAATTCCGCTATGAGGATGCAGCCGGGCCCAGGGAGGTCCTCCGACATCTGCAGGAGCTTGCTGGACAGTGGCTGAGACCCGATATTCACACAAAGGAGCAGATTGTGGAGATGCTGGTGCAGGAGCAGTTCCAGGCTGTCCTGCCCGAGGAGTTCCGAGCTCGGGCCCAGAGATGTCAGCCCGGGGTCAGAATCACCGGCTGA